In the genome of Croceimicrobium hydrocarbonivorans, one region contains:
- the metF gene encoding methylenetetrahydrofolate reductase [NAD(P)H] — MKVTEHIAQAEGSLFSFEILPPLKGQKIEDIYKVIDPLMEFKPPFINVTYHREEVIYKRLSNGLLEQKTVRKRPGTVGICAALQYRYKVDTVPHMLCGGFSKEDTENALIDLDFLGVKNIMALRGDSMKNERFFAPEADGHTYAKDLVGQIKAMNQGRYLDDELQNSAPTDFAIGVAGYPEKHFEAPSLNKDIEYLKEKVDAGADYIVTQLFFDNRKYFDFVDRCRKAGIEVPIIPGIKPLSTKQHLSFLPHFFKVDLPDELVKAVVDCKDNAAARQVGVEWGIQQAKELKAAGVPAIHFYSMGRPDNIASIAREVF, encoded by the coding sequence ATGAAAGTAACCGAACATATTGCACAGGCGGAAGGAAGCTTGTTTTCATTCGAAATCTTACCTCCATTAAAAGGCCAGAAGATTGAAGATATCTACAAGGTGATTGATCCTTTGATGGAATTTAAGCCACCTTTTATTAATGTAACCTACCATCGGGAAGAGGTAATTTATAAGCGTTTGTCTAACGGATTACTTGAGCAAAAGACTGTACGTAAGCGTCCGGGGACGGTAGGTATTTGTGCCGCCTTGCAATACCGTTATAAGGTAGATACCGTGCCGCATATGCTTTGTGGGGGTTTCTCGAAGGAGGATACCGAAAATGCATTGATCGATCTCGATTTTTTAGGGGTGAAGAATATCATGGCCCTGCGAGGAGATAGTATGAAGAACGAACGCTTCTTTGCACCGGAGGCCGATGGACATACCTATGCCAAGGATTTGGTGGGGCAAATTAAGGCCATGAATCAAGGACGATATTTGGATGATGAGCTTCAGAATTCAGCACCCACCGATTTTGCCATCGGGGTGGCAGGCTATCCTGAAAAGCACTTCGAGGCTCCCAGCTTAAATAAGGACATTGAATATTTGAAAGAGAAAGTAGACGCCGGGGCCGATTATATTGTTACCCAGCTCTTTTTCGATAATCGTAAGTATTTCGATTTTGTAGATCGTTGTCGCAAGGCCGGAATTGAGGTTCCCATTATTCCGGGGATTAAGCCTTTGTCAACCAAACAGCATTTAAGCTTCTTGCCGCACTTCTTTAAGGTGGACTTACCAGATGAATTGGTGAAAGCAGTTGTAGACTGTAAGGACAATGCTGCGGCGCGACAAGTTGGGGTTGAGTGGGGGATTCAGCAGGCTAAAGAATTAAAGGCTGCCGGAGTACCCGCTATTCACTTTTACAGTATGGGACGGCCTGACAATATAGCGAGTATTGCCCGAGAGGTGTTTTAA
- a CDS encoding PhoH family protein codes for MPAKAKAPAASSKTSKSTKTTATKAKTSTRKTRAKKDPKIFVLDTSVILYDHNSIMNFDEHDVAIPITVLEELDEFKKGSDTKNYEARQFIRLIDRKAGEQNINDWISLNGGSKGSFKVIMDTRGQAEDAQSIFGATKNDHKILNAALNLSLAEPERKVILVTKDINLRLKAKALNITAEDYETGKIKDVESLYTGKTNLEDFDQDLIDKLYKTKSLAVEEVEHAYPKFKKQNNHFYILKASKSSTLSFFNAHQESLDQIEKKNFYGIKPRNAEQAFALHAIANPDVKLVTLSGVAGTGKTLLALAGALEQRRDFKQIYLARPIVPLSNKDIGFLPGDMKAKINPYMQPLWDNLKFIKNQFREQDKEYKQIDEMVNSEKLLVTPLAYIRGRSLSNVIFIVDEAQNLTPHEVKTIITRAGENSKFIFTGDVNQIDTPYLDEQSNGLSYLIDKIKGNKLFAHVLLEKGERSELANLANDLL; via the coding sequence ATGCCCGCTAAAGCGAAAGCCCCTGCTGCCAGCAGCAAGACCTCAAAATCGACCAAAACAACCGCCACTAAAGCGAAAACCAGCACCCGAAAGACCCGAGCGAAAAAAGATCCCAAAATCTTCGTTTTGGATACATCGGTGATTCTCTATGACCACAATTCCATCATGAATTTTGATGAGCATGATGTGGCCATCCCCATTACGGTATTAGAGGAATTGGATGAGTTTAAAAAGGGTAGCGATACCAAGAATTATGAGGCGCGCCAGTTTATTCGCCTGATCGACCGCAAGGCCGGTGAGCAGAATATCAATGACTGGATTTCACTAAACGGCGGCAGTAAAGGCAGCTTTAAAGTGATTATGGATACCCGCGGTCAGGCTGAAGATGCGCAAAGCATTTTTGGTGCAACCAAGAACGATCATAAGATTTTAAATGCGGCCCTTAACTTGAGTTTGGCGGAACCCGAGCGTAAGGTAATTCTGGTAACCAAGGATATTAACCTTCGGCTTAAAGCCAAGGCCCTAAACATTACTGCCGAAGATTATGAGACCGGTAAGATTAAGGATGTTGAAAGTCTTTATACCGGTAAGACTAATCTGGAGGACTTTGATCAGGATTTGATAGACAAACTCTACAAAACCAAGAGCCTGGCGGTAGAAGAAGTGGAACATGCTTATCCCAAGTTCAAGAAGCAGAACAATCATTTCTACATATTAAAAGCCAGTAAGAGTAGCACCCTTTCCTTCTTCAATGCCCATCAAGAAAGCCTGGATCAGATTGAGAAGAAAAACTTTTACGGTATTAAACCTCGCAATGCAGAACAGGCCTTTGCCTTGCATGCCATTGCTAATCCGGATGTAAAATTGGTTACCCTGAGTGGCGTGGCTGGAACCGGAAAAACTTTGCTGGCCTTAGCCGGTGCTTTGGAGCAAAGACGCGATTTTAAACAGATCTATCTGGCGCGGCCCATCGTGCCACTCAGCAATAAGGATATTGGCTTCTTGCCTGGTGATATGAAGGCTAAGATTAATCCCTATATGCAGCCGCTTTGGGATAATTTGAAGTTCATTAAAAACCAGTTTAGAGAGCAGGACAAGGAGTATAAGCAGATTGATGAGATGGTGAACTCCGAAAAGCTTTTGGTAACGCCCTTAGCCTATATCCGTGGTCGTAGCTTATCGAATGTGATCTTTATTGTGGATGAGGCTCAAAATCTTACTCCACATGAAGTGAAGACCATTATTACGCGTGCTGGCGAAAATTCGAAATTCATCTTTACCGGAGATGTGAATCAGATTGATACCCCTTATCTGGATGAACAGTCGAATGGCTTGAGCTATCTGATCGATAAAATCAAAGGGAATAAACTCTTTGCTCACGTATTGTTAGAGAAGGGAGAGCGCTCGGAGCTGGCTAATTTGGCGAACGATTTACTTTAA
- the pckA gene encoding phosphoenolpyruvate carboxykinase (ATP), translating to MSFKEVRPAQDSLERYGIKNADAKWNLSPSDLEKITLEKGLGELADSGALAIDTGKFKGRSPQDRFIVKDEITQDAVWWGNINIPFEPNHYSSLKGKVGEYLSGKEIYVRDVYACADDRYRLKIRVITELPWSNIFANNMFLRPSEEELKDFEPDWVVLNAPGFEADPAVDHTRQGNFAILNFSDQMAVVGGTGYTGEIKKGIFSALNFILPHQKNVLSMHCSANVGQDGDTALFFGLSGTGKTTLSADPQRKLIGDDEHGWTADDVIFNFEGGCYAKVIDLSEEKEPDIFRAVKPGALLENIVFKNGSKEVDYHDSSLTENTRVSYPIEHIDNIQVPSNGKNPKNVFFLTCDAYGVLPPISKLTPGQAAFHFISGYTAKVAGTEEGITEPQVAFSACFGAPFMPLHPTRYADMLSEKMQSSNVNVWLVNTGWSGGAYGVGNRMKLKYTRAMITAALEGKLDDVEYRTHEVFGLAMPTTCPNVPEEILFPRNTWEDKDKYDQTANNLAKKFLANFEKFADYASEEIMAGAPKVSEKVG from the coding sequence ATGAGTTTCAAAGAAGTGAGACCAGCTCAGGATTCCTTGGAGCGCTACGGAATTAAAAATGCCGACGCCAAATGGAACCTCTCCCCTTCTGATCTTGAAAAAATCACCCTTGAAAAAGGATTAGGTGAGCTAGCCGACTCCGGAGCTTTAGCCATTGACACAGGCAAGTTTAAGGGTCGTTCTCCCCAAGATCGCTTTATCGTAAAAGACGAAATCACCCAAGACGCCGTATGGTGGGGTAATATCAACATTCCTTTCGAACCCAATCATTACAGCAGCCTTAAAGGCAAGGTAGGCGAATACCTCAGCGGTAAAGAGATTTATGTTCGGGATGTTTATGCCTGTGCGGATGATCGCTATCGTCTTAAAATTCGTGTTATCACCGAATTACCATGGTCGAATATTTTCGCCAACAACATGTTCTTACGTCCTAGCGAAGAAGAATTAAAAGACTTTGAACCCGACTGGGTAGTATTAAACGCTCCAGGATTTGAAGCAGATCCAGCGGTTGATCATACCCGTCAAGGAAACTTCGCCATCTTAAACTTCAGCGATCAAATGGCTGTAGTGGGTGGCACCGGATATACCGGAGAGATCAAAAAAGGAATCTTCTCGGCCCTCAACTTTATTTTACCTCATCAAAAAAATGTGCTCAGCATGCACTGTTCTGCGAATGTGGGACAGGATGGTGACACCGCGCTTTTCTTTGGGCTCTCCGGTACCGGTAAAACAACCTTAAGTGCAGATCCACAACGTAAACTTATCGGTGACGATGAGCATGGCTGGACTGCAGACGATGTTATCTTCAACTTCGAAGGTGGTTGCTATGCTAAGGTTATCGACCTGAGCGAAGAAAAAGAACCGGATATTTTCCGTGCCGTTAAACCAGGTGCTTTATTGGAAAACATCGTTTTCAAAAATGGTAGCAAAGAAGTGGATTACCATGATAGTAGCTTAACTGAAAACACTCGTGTAAGCTATCCTATCGAGCACATCGACAATATCCAGGTTCCTTCTAATGGTAAGAATCCTAAAAACGTATTCTTCCTTACCTGTGATGCTTACGGTGTATTACCTCCCATCTCCAAATTAACTCCAGGTCAGGCTGCCTTCCACTTTATCAGTGGCTACACTGCTAAGGTTGCTGGTACTGAAGAAGGTATTACTGAACCTCAAGTGGCATTCTCTGCTTGCTTTGGTGCGCCTTTCATGCCTTTACACCCTACCCGTTACGCTGATATGCTGAGCGAAAAAATGCAAAGCTCTAACGTAAACGTATGGTTAGTGAACACTGGCTGGTCTGGTGGTGCTTATGGAGTAGGTAACCGTATGAAATTGAAATACACTCGTGCCATGATTACCGCCGCTTTGGAAGGTAAATTGGACGATGTTGAATACCGCACTCACGAGGTATTTGGTTTGGCCATGCCTACCACTTGCCCTAATGTTCCTGAAGAAATTCTTTTCCCACGCAATACCTGGGAAGACAAGGACAAATACGATCAAACTGCCAATAATCTGGCGAAGAAGTTCTTAGCCAATTTTGAAAAATTCGCTGACTATGCCAGTGAAGAAATCATGGCTGGAGCTCCTAAAGTTTCAGAAAAGGTAGGTTAA
- a CDS encoding DUF423 domain-containing protein has product MKQQSLIRIIGLSGAIAVILGALGAHALKEHLSPEQIASFQTGVRYQMWHTIGLFALLHIGDKLKLSKVIIWLWIAGIILFSGSIYLLNLDDLMGLQLSFLGPITPLGGLCFIAGWILLVVGTLRK; this is encoded by the coding sequence ATGAAGCAACAATCCCTAATTCGGATCATTGGACTCTCTGGCGCTATTGCTGTTATACTGGGAGCTTTGGGCGCTCATGCTTTAAAAGAACACTTAAGCCCTGAACAAATTGCTAGTTTCCAAACTGGAGTTCGCTATCAAATGTGGCATACTATAGGCCTTTTCGCTTTGCTCCATATCGGGGATAAATTGAAGCTGAGCAAAGTGATAATTTGGCTATGGATTGCAGGTATAATCTTATTTTCTGGCAGTATTTATTTATTGAATCTGGATGACTTAATGGGACTGCAATTATCCTTTCTCGGCCCCATTACGCCATTGGGTGGATTATGCTTCATTGCGGGCTGGATACTTTTGGTAGTCGGTACTTTAAGAAAATAG
- a CDS encoding DUF4476 domain-containing protein has product MALGRFVFILFLLLSQVAHAQTILMFEDQTKTGFKLVMNNYLQNETALPKLNLQKFPDAENEVYLVLENGIHIKRKLPKLPKGNHKYVIYKDFKGKHQLRYRGISTELSQSALMFDYKEKLIFNKPALAAIKQADTLSHFPDWKKNQLALARKDSLQKDSLRLALVEQKQAEALQRKKDSLNKISLATEIASAETKDSAKVVLATVQEEAAKATEISTTIDSSALNTAEVETPKVGGFATFILSFESSDFEFDKLSMAKEFASTEKLKAEEAQQVLKGLKYDQSRLDFLQFLLTKQDDLKDSQALLIGCLDFDLSKEQAKSLFKK; this is encoded by the coding sequence ATGGCGCTCGGGCGATTTGTTTTTATCCTGTTTCTTCTGCTATCGCAAGTGGCCCATGCTCAGACCATTCTGATGTTTGAAGACCAAACTAAGACTGGTTTTAAATTGGTGATGAATAATTACCTGCAAAATGAAACCGCTTTGCCGAAACTCAATTTGCAGAAATTCCCCGATGCCGAAAATGAAGTTTATCTGGTACTGGAGAACGGAATTCACATCAAGCGAAAGCTTCCTAAACTCCCCAAAGGCAATCATAAATACGTTATCTATAAAGACTTTAAAGGCAAGCACCAGCTGCGTTATCGTGGCATTTCAACCGAATTAAGTCAGTCGGCCCTGATGTTCGACTATAAAGAAAAGCTCATCTTCAATAAACCGGCCCTTGCAGCCATTAAACAAGCGGATACCTTATCGCATTTTCCGGATTGGAAAAAGAATCAATTAGCCCTAGCCCGCAAGGATTCGTTGCAAAAAGACAGCTTAAGATTAGCGCTGGTAGAACAAAAACAAGCCGAAGCCCTCCAAAGAAAAAAGGATAGCTTGAATAAGATCAGCTTAGCCACAGAGATTGCAAGTGCAGAGACGAAAGACAGTGCCAAAGTGGTGCTAGCGACAGTCCAAGAGGAAGCTGCCAAAGCAACTGAAATAAGCACAACAATCGATAGCAGTGCATTGAATACTGCGGAAGTTGAAACCCCTAAGGTTGGGGGCTTTGCAACTTTCATTTTGAGCTTTGAAAGCAGTGACTTTGAATTCGACAAATTAAGCATGGCCAAGGAGTTTGCCTCTACTGAAAAGCTAAAAGCAGAGGAAGCACAACAGGTATTAAAGGGCTTAAAGTATGATCAAAGTCGCCTGGATTTTCTGCAATTTCTGCTCACAAAGCAGGATGATCTAAAAGACTCACAAGCACTATTAATAGGCTGTTTAGACTTTGACTTAAGTAAAGAACAAGCCAAATCATTATTTAAAAAATGA
- a CDS encoding saccharopine dehydrogenase family protein, which produces MRHILLIGAGRSTYSFVEYIKQHSEQEDWHLIIADQDYELAKEKAGDHPRMEAVSFDVKDEISRVSAISKADIVVSMLPAHMHIPVASDCIALGKHMLTASYISDEMKALDERAKEAGVILINEIGVDPGIDHLSAMKVLDQIRAKGGEMLLFESFTGGLVAPENDDNPWNYKFTWNPRNVVLAGSGGAVKFIQEGKYKYIPYHQLFRRTEIIAIDGYGKFEGYANRDSLKYRDVYGLKSIPTIYRGTFRRPGFCRAWDVFVKLGMTDDSYQLEVSPEMTFRDFTNLFLAYNPQDSVELKLMHYLNIPQDSELMDKLTWLGIFDDTPIGLDRPTPAQVLQRILETKWTLGKDEKDMIVMFHKFGYMLNGEKKMIESSMVALGKNSRETAMARTVGLPLAIATRHILNGNISTPGVQIPITKEIYMPMLDELADYGISFTEKEVPYRGY; this is translated from the coding sequence ATGCGACACATCCTTTTAATTGGGGCAGGCCGCTCCACCTATTCATTTGTCGAGTATATCAAACAACATAGCGAGCAAGAAGATTGGCATCTGATTATTGCCGATCAAGACTATGAGCTTGCCAAGGAAAAGGCGGGGGATCATCCGAGAATGGAAGCGGTAAGCTTTGATGTAAAGGATGAGATTAGTCGGGTAAGCGCTATTTCCAAGGCCGATATCGTGGTAAGCATGTTGCCCGCCCATATGCATATTCCGGTGGCCAGCGATTGCATAGCCCTGGGTAAGCATATGCTTACGGCCTCCTATATCAGTGACGAAATGAAGGCCCTGGATGAAAGAGCTAAGGAGGCTGGCGTTATTCTGATTAATGAGATTGGTGTAGATCCGGGAATTGATCACCTCAGTGCCATGAAGGTTCTGGATCAAATCCGTGCCAAGGGTGGCGAGATGCTGCTTTTTGAAAGCTTCACTGGCGGATTGGTTGCACCTGAGAACGACGATAATCCCTGGAACTATAAATTCACCTGGAACCCCCGCAATGTGGTTTTAGCCGGTAGTGGTGGTGCCGTGAAATTTATTCAAGAAGGGAAATACAAATACATCCCATACCATCAATTATTCCGCCGTACCGAGATCATCGCTATCGATGGCTATGGCAAATTTGAGGGCTATGCCAATCGCGATTCATTGAAATATCGCGATGTATACGGTCTGAAATCCATTCCTACTATTTACCGCGGAACTTTCCGTCGTCCGGGCTTTTGCCGGGCCTGGGATGTTTTCGTGAAATTAGGGATGACCGATGATTCCTATCAATTGGAAGTAAGTCCCGAAATGACTTTCCGTGATTTCACCAATCTCTTCCTGGCCTATAATCCGCAGGATTCTGTGGAACTTAAGTTGATGCATTACCTCAATATTCCTCAGGATAGTGAGCTGATGGATAAGCTTACCTGGTTAGGGATTTTTGATGATACTCCTATTGGTTTGGATCGTCCCACTCCGGCTCAGGTATTGCAACGCATCTTAGAAACCAAGTGGACCTTAGGTAAAGATGAGAAGGACATGATCGTGATGTTCCACAAGTTTGGCTATATGCTGAATGGAGAGAAAAAAATGATCGAATCTTCGATGGTGGCCCTAGGTAAGAATAGTCGTGAAACGGCCATGGCTCGCACCGTAGGTCTGCCTCTAGCAATTGCTACTCGTCATATCTTAAATGGAAATATTAGTACTCCAGGTGTGCAAATTCCCATTACCAAGGAGATTTATATGCCTATGTTGGATGAGTTAGCCGATTACGGTATTTCCTTTACTGAGAAAGAAGTTCCTTACCGCGGTTATTGA
- a CDS encoding tRNA1(Val) (adenine(37)-N6)-methyltransferase: MPKSPTPFQFQKFSLAHDQSAHKIGTDSLALAGWVEASNPNAILDFGSGSGLLSIIMAQRFTEASIVGLEIDKASWQQSCENAKSCPWSKRIQFHHQDLRDWNTERRYDLIISNPPYFSESLLAPEKRRAQARSASAETFLLWMQKLRDLLSADGSLALVLPPLQWESYQDQFREMELYPRRMALVHHHESAEASRVLIQLSKQASSLEKEKLILYASAQSHIRHPQYQILVQDFMLPQNG, from the coding sequence ATGCCTAAGTCCCCCACCCCTTTTCAATTTCAGAAATTCAGTTTGGCGCATGATCAATCGGCGCATAAAATTGGCACCGATTCGCTGGCTTTGGCCGGATGGGTAGAAGCTTCAAACCCCAATGCTATTTTAGATTTTGGTAGCGGCAGTGGTCTGCTCAGCATAATCATGGCCCAAAGGTTTACTGAGGCCAGCATTGTAGGTCTGGAGATCGATAAAGCATCTTGGCAACAGAGCTGCGAGAATGCCAAAAGCTGCCCTTGGTCGAAGCGTATTCAATTCCATCATCAGGATTTAAGGGACTGGAATACGGAAAGACGGTATGATCTGATCATCAGCAATCCACCTTACTTTTCAGAAAGTTTATTGGCTCCCGAAAAACGTCGTGCTCAGGCCCGCAGTGCCAGTGCTGAAACCTTTTTGCTGTGGATGCAAAAATTAAGGGATCTGCTTTCGGCAGATGGAAGTCTGGCCTTAGTGCTCCCCCCACTTCAATGGGAAAGCTATCAAGATCAATTCAGGGAGATGGAACTCTACCCTCGTCGCATGGCCTTGGTCCATCATCATGAATCGGCAGAAGCCAGTCGAGTGCTCATCCAACTTAGTAAGCAAGCTAGCTCCCTGGAAAAAGAGAAGCTCATTTTATACGCATCGGCGCAAAGCCATATTCGACATCCCCAGTACCAAATACTGGTGCAAGATTTTATGCTGCCCCAAAATGGCTAA
- the rimM gene encoding ribosome maturation factor RimM (Essential for efficient processing of 16S rRNA) → MRIEDCFQLGHISRLHGFKGEVVAVFDTDRPEAYENLESVFLEDRGELIPFFIDESSRNSKGHFILKLEDVDDEPAARQLIGKELWLPLSVLPPLDGKNFYFHEVIGFRLMHQGQEIGICEDVLDTSAQPLFKVIDADEKEILIPAIDPFILRISREEQLIEMELPEGLLELYQDNA, encoded by the coding sequence ATGCGCATCGAAGATTGTTTTCAACTCGGTCACATCAGCCGTTTACATGGCTTTAAAGGCGAAGTCGTGGCCGTATTCGACACCGACCGACCCGAAGCCTACGAAAATTTGGAATCGGTTTTTCTCGAAGATCGAGGGGAACTGATTCCCTTTTTTATTGACGAAAGTAGCCGCAATTCCAAGGGGCATTTCATCTTGAAACTAGAAGATGTTGATGATGAACCCGCGGCCCGTCAATTAATAGGGAAAGAGCTTTGGCTTCCGCTGAGCGTGCTCCCACCTTTGGATGGAAAGAACTTCTACTTCCACGAGGTTATTGGCTTTCGCCTAATGCATCAAGGTCAGGAAATTGGGATCTGCGAAGATGTTCTCGACACCAGCGCCCAGCCTCTTTTTAAGGTGATTGATGCCGATGAAAAGGAAATTCTGATTCCGGCCATCGACCCATTTATACTGCGTATATCTCGCGAAGAGCAGCTCATAGAAATGGAGCTCCCTGAAGGCTTATTGGAGCTTTATCAGGACAATGCCTAA
- a CDS encoding 30S ribosomal protein S16, which yields MATKIRLQRHGRKGRPIFTIVAADSRVKRDGKYIERLGQYNPNTNPATIEINFERALDWVMKGAQPTDTARAILRYKGVMMKKHLLEGVKKGAFDEAEAEKRFDAWMEEKATKINSKKDGLTKAQEEAKAKALEAERVVNESRKAAEAQAAAEAEAEASAEEAATEEAPAEEAASEEKEG from the coding sequence ATGGCAACAAAAATTCGTTTGCAACGTCATGGCCGCAAAGGCCGCCCTATCTTCACAATTGTAGCAGCTGACTCTCGTGTAAAGCGTGATGGTAAATACATCGAGCGCTTAGGTCAGTACAATCCCAACACTAATCCTGCGACTATCGAAATCAATTTCGAGCGTGCTTTAGATTGGGTAATGAAAGGGGCTCAGCCTACCGATACGGCTCGAGCTATCTTACGCTACAAGGGTGTAATGATGAAAAAACACCTTTTAGAAGGTGTTAAGAAAGGTGCATTTGACGAAGCTGAAGCTGAAAAGCGTTTTGATGCTTGGATGGAAGAAAAAGCCACCAAGATCAATTCAAAAAAAGACGGCCTAACTAAAGCTCAAGAAGAAGCTAAAGCTAAAGCTCTGGAAGCTGAGCGCGTGGTGAATGAATCCCGCAAAGCTGCCGAAGCACAAGCTGCCGCTGAAGCTGAAGCCGAAGCTAGCGCTGAAGAAGCCGCTACCGAAGAAGCTCCTGCAGAGGAAGCTGCTTCTGAGGAAAAAGAAGGCTAA